In Clupea harengus chromosome 1, Ch_v2.0.2, whole genome shotgun sequence, one DNA window encodes the following:
- the LOC105905283 gene encoding transcription factor Sox-8, with product MLKMTEEHKTLMEPPCSPAGTNSSMSQDESDSDAPSSPTGSDGHGSLLAGLGKKADSEDDRFPACIRDAVSQVLKGYDWSLVPMPARGNGSLKNKPHVKRPMNAFMVWAQAARRKLADQYPHLHNAELSKTLGKLWRLLSENEKRPFVEEAERLRVQHKKDHPDYKYQPRRRKSVKPGQNDSDSGAELGHQMYKTEPGMGGLAGLADAHHHPDHTGQPHGPPTPPTTPKTDLHHGGKGELKHEGRRLVDSSGGRQNIDFSNVDISELSTDVISNMEAFDVHEFDQYLPLNGHITTATAANMPGSDHGHGPNPGGPFSSPYSHASSAPTTWSRKSAVGPSSSASPSADAASHRTHIKTEQLSPSHYSEPPHASPSHPDYPPYPPQPCVTSAAGSASASASSFSSSQCDYADLQSTGYYSPYSGYPSGLYQYPYFHSSRRPYGSPILNSLSLQSSHSPAANWEQPVYTTLSRP from the exons ATGTTGAAAATGACAGAGGAACACAAGACACTCATGGAGCCCCCATGCAGCCCTGCGGGCACCAACAGCTCCATGTCCCAGGATGAATCCGACTCAGATGCTCCTTCCTCTCCGACAGGCTCCGACGGACACGGCTCCCTCCTCGCCGGCTTGGGCAAAAAAGCGGATAGCGAAGATGACAGGTTCCCTGCCTGCATCCGAGATGCGGTTTCCCAAGTTCTTAAGGGATATGACTGGTCTCTGGTTCCTATGCCCGCTCGGGGAAACGGCTCGCTGAAAAACAAACCTCATGTGAAGAGACCGATGAATGCTTTTATGGTGTGGGCGCAGGCTGCCCGCAGGAAGCTCGCGGACCAGTACCCCCATTTGCACAACGCCGAACTTAGCAAGACCCTTGGCAAATTATGGCG CTTGTTATCAGAGAATGAGAAAAGACCGTTTGTCGAGGAAGCCGAACGGCTGCGAGTCCAGCACAAGAAAGATCACCCAGACTACAAGTATCAACCTAGACGACGAAAAAGCGTGAAGCCTGGTCAGAACGACTCTGATTCGGGGGCCGAACTGGGTCACCAAATGTACAAGACCGAGCCTGGAATGGGCGGTTTGGCAGGGTTAGCGGACGCTCACCATCACCCAGACCACACAG GTCAACCACATGGTcctcccacaccccccaccactCCTAAGACAGACCTGCACCACGGGGGCAAGGGCGAACTGAAGCACGAGGGTCGGCGTCTAGTGGACAGCAGCGGAGGGCGGCAGAACATCGACTTCAGCAATGTGGACATCTCTGAGTTGAGCACCGACGTCATCTCCAACATGGAGGCCTTCGATGTGCATGAGTTCGACCAGTACCTTCCCCTCAACGGGCACATTACCACGGCCACCGCTGCCAACATGCCAGGCTCCGACCACGGGCACGGGCCCAACCCCGGGGGTCCTTTCAGCTCGCCGTACAGCCACGCCAGCTCAGCCCCGACCACATGGAGCCGCAAGAGCGCCGTCGGCCCGTCTTCCTCCGCCTCTCCCTCCGCCGACGCTGCCAGCCATCGCACCCACATCAAAACCGAGCAGCTGAGTCCCAGCCACTACAGCGAGCCCCCCCACGCCTCGCCCTCCCACCCCGACTACCCACCTTACCCTCCCCAGCCTTGCGTCACCTCTGCCGCCGGCTCGGCCTCGGCCTCCgcttcctccttctccagctcccaGTGTGACTATGCAGACCTGCAGAGCACCGGCTACTACAGCCCCTACTCTGGGTACCCCTCCGGCCTCTATCAGTACCCCTATTTCCACTCCTCGCGGAGGCCCTACGGCAGCCCCATCCtcaacagcctctctctccagtcctcCCACAGCCCCGCAGCCAACTGGGAGCAGCCGGTCTACACTACCCTGTCCAGGCCCTGA